The window aAAAATGTCAGCTAGCTTATTAGATTACGTTCAAAACAACAGTAGACTAGATCCTTGGCAACTTGAGCCATCTTTCGGTGGAGGTACATCGTGACCAAACTAGCCTTTGGGATTGTGAGGTGGTCTGGATTTTTAGATCAGAAGAAATTAGGAGAGTCACAAATTTGGTAGTTGCGGATATCAAGATGCCATATACACCCCTGGCTTTCCAACTTTTATCCATCCAAGTCCTAATTCACCCTACATATCCATAATAAATGGCCAATCATATGTAGTCGTCACATGTACAAACAGCTAAAAGCATAGCTCTCAAGAGTCAAGACCCTCAACAATTGTCTGTCCCACCATGCAAGTGTTATCAACGTCGATAAGGACAAATCTTACTAATTAGCCACACAAACATTGCATCCATAATGTCACCAAGAAATTTGCATATCAGTAGTTGGTTGGAGCATATAGATGGATTTTGATCAGTACTGTTTTTGGAGAGTAACTGAGAGATTAATGTCACCATTTTAATTAACATTCAAGAATCTTTTATGCAGACAGATGGAACCAGCAAGCCATGCACAACAACACAAGCAGCAATCTTCAGCGCCAGTCATACCACCTCTGCCCAGAGACTCGAGGGGTTCATTAGAGGTCTTCAATCCGTCAACTTACAGGCAAGCATCTAGTCCTGTTTTCAAACAATCGCCGTCGTCGTGGCAGAGTAATTGGGCCGAATCACCGCGGAACAATAACAGTGATAACACTAATATTATTCGTCCTCCTGAGCCATCAGAAGAAACCAACTTACCATCTTCGAAGTCTGGCAGAGCAAATGCTGAAGAAATCACAACATGGATGGCCCTCAAGGATCCCAGTTCAACTTCAACTCTATCAtcacagcagcagcagcagtcatcatcatcatcatcatctccTTTTGCTCAGAAGACTATTTCCTCCATTATTACTGATTCTGAAGGCCTCAAGTCGCCGGCCAAATCCCCGGCAGCAGGGGAAGTTGGAGCTGCTGCTCAGAGAGCTGCTGAGTGGGGATTGGTGTTGCAGACTGATAGAGAGACAGGAAAGCCGCAAGGGGTTAAAGTGAGAACTTCCGGGGAGGAACAGAATAGTAAAACAGGGTCAACAAGAAGGGATTCTGGTAATTCTTTTCGAAGTTCTGGTGATTTATCAGATGACGGAACAGGTAATTCCGAGCAGTGAAAAGTTAAAATTATTCAATGCATCATCTATCATGggttaattaaaagaaaaggggCAGAATCAATGCTTCAAAAATAAATTGTAGCTTAGGATTAATTGATGTTCATTGAACTCTGCAGGCAAGGACAGGGGGTTTCCAAGAGTATCGGAGGATTTAAAGGATGCCTTGTCAACTTTTCAGCAGACGTTTGTTGTATCGGATGCTACCAAACCCGATTACCCGATTCTGTATGCAAGTGCTGGATTCTTCAAGATGACCGGCTATACATCGAAGGAAGTCATAGGCAGAAACTGGTTCGTTATTTTTGGTCTTTTTGATAACTATTATaatagtttttgagagtatttaTGACATTTTTTGTTTGTGCTCGGGCGGGCTGCAGTCGGTTTCTACAGGGTTCGGACACGGATCCAGAAGATGTGGCGAAGATCAGGGAGGCTCTACAGGCGGGAAATGGTTACTGTGGTAGATTGCTAAACTATAAGAAGGACGGGACTCCCTTTTGGAATCTGCTCACTATTGCACCCATCAAAGATGAAAGTGGAAAAGTTCTCAAATTCATTGGGTGAGttttaaaagaagaagaagaaaaacaataTCTTTGTCGAGGTTATATATATACTAGTAGTATTTATGGTTTGAAAATTTGTTTGCCATcaaaacaatttttttgttCTTGACGTGCTTATATCCAAAAGCAGCATTTTGGTAGAAATTTACCACAGAAGGTAATAATAGGATGCCACTACTATCAATTGTTTGGGGAATAATTTGCAACTGAGAGAGAGTTTGGGGGCGTATATAGAAATTATCCCTACTTAGCGCCGTGTCTAGGGTCTAGGCTATTTTGTTGACTTTTGAGGACCTCGACTTCATTCCTCTTTCAAACTTGACCTCCATAGGCTGGGAAAAGTGTGGTCTCAAcactaaaaaaattttaaagccagaaattaagagcatgATCTTTGCCTTTTCTTATTATTAGTATTTTTTGGAGCAATCAAGAGCATGATCAAGATATATCATCCGAAATATGGTCCCATTTGAGCAACTTACTAGGTGTGCGGTGACATCATATGAGATGGAACCAGGTGTTCTCTCTTGTATAGCCTaaaagaatttcttttaagGATTGGCTATTAtttcataaaagaaaaaaaaaatctctaatTACATCATAAATGTACTTTTCAATCAATCTTTTCTCGATGATAGATGCATTTATCTCTTTTCGGATCAATTTGGGCTGGCTCATAAAAATGATTCCATTCTCGACCTCAACAATTAATTGCACAAATGAAATTGTGTGGGCCTTTTTGCTAATCCCTTTCTTGACCATCAGTTTGGGGGGCGTCTTAATGCAAAAGAGTGAATGTTAGTTGGACTTACAGACGTACTTTTCATCCACTCCCATTGTACATCATATTGGATTGAATTCTCGAGATGATGGTCATCAAATTTGGGCCCAAAATAGAGTTGTTGAAAATTTATTGTTTGTATTCTTTTTACATATATACCTGCATATGTTATGTTGTACAATTTCTTCCTCCCCCTTGAGAGGTGCGCGGAAATGTTGAAGAACTGCTTATGGGGAAATTTGGGGTACCATATCACAAAAGAGACAGACTAGTGTTTTAATGTTGATGATTAATTATTTTTGCGAACatcttttgctttgttttttcttgGCTTTTGCTGTAATATTCGACTAAGTTGGCAAGTCAACTCTTACTATATGACAAATAGTAGTATACTGGTTATTAATTTACAGAAGGTACATCGATTTTGtgttggtattttttttttttaaaagaaaaaaaaatttcggaaGTTTGACGTCTTAATTGAATTAGATAAGTTATTTaaggaatattttcttttttaaaattacAGAATGCAAGTGGAGGTAAGCAAGCATACAGAGGGGACCAAGGAAAAAATGTTCCGGCCCAATGGGCTTCCTGAATCACTGATCCGCTATGATGGTATGTCcctttttattctttattttcgGTATACTcccttttaattttattattattatttttttaattttcggTAAACTTAAGTTTTTGACTGATATAATAAGACTAGCACATCTCTTTTCATAATTAAGTTGTTAGctccacaaattttttttttttaaaaaaagcaaCTTTATTCttaagaaaatcaagaaaaggtCAGAAAATGCTGATCAGAAGGGAAACTAATTAACACAAGGAAATAAAAACCCATGAACCCTCAAGGATAGAAAGTACATTTACTACTTATTACCTTACTTCTCTTATAGAAAGTACACAAGGAAATTTTTAACTATATATGTAGTTCATCAGGTAATGTTCAGCTCTACTTCCCCTTAGATATCTTATTCATCATATGCTACTACTTAGTTCCTCCAGTAGGTCATGATTGAGGGGGTGTTCTGATTGAATCATATGCAGCCCGTCAGAAGGAGCAGGCTTCCAGTAACGTGACCGAATTAGTGGACGCAGTGAAGAAACCTCTTCGTCCAAGAGCCCTTAGCGAATCAAATAACCGTCCCTTCGACAGAAAATCATCagaaggaggagttggccaGCCACCCCATCGAACTGATGCCGATGTAAATCTCAACTTAGAGAACAAAGCTCCCCCTAGACGACATTCTCATGCAGGCACCAGAACTACTTCATCATCAATGGAGCGCATTAGCGAGCTTCCTGAGACCAAGCCCAAAAAATCCAGACGTCTTTCGCTCATGGGGTAAACTGAACTCACACGTTactaagttttttatttttggggcACCGAGAAATCTGGGCTTTTCTTACTACGTTAATATGTACTCCAGTAGTTACTAACTAATCAAGTTTAGTGATGACAGGGGAATATTTATCTGATTTTTTCACGTGTCGTAGGATCATGAAAAAGGGTCGACGTTCGAGCACTGCAGATGAAGAATTCGAGGCCAAAGTGACTATGGATGACAATGAAGTTGACGATGATAGTGATGCGGAGGACGGGCGGCCTCAAAGCCTTGATGACAAAGTTAGGAAGAAGGAAATGAGAAAAGGTATCGATTTAGCGACTACCCTTGAACGTATCGAGAAGAATTTTGTCATTACCGATCCAAGACTGCCTGATAATCCCATTGTAAGATATACTCTTGCTCTTTTAGCACAGTTTTTCTTgtgaacttttttttctttttttgggatcACTCGACCGTCTTAAAATTCgttgatgtgatgattaattgTTGCCTAGATTTTTGCGTCGGATAGCTTTTTGGAGCTGACCGAGTATAGTCGCGAAGAAATCCTGGGGAGAAATTGCAGGTATATTTCAAGTTTTCCTAATATTTTTCACTGAAGAATGAAGAAGTTTTCAGTCACGCAAGTGGGAGAAAAACTAAGGAAGAAAAGTGGGGGATAATTCTTTGTCGGAGGGGGAGGGGAACAAAAAAGACAGAGAGACAAAAaggagaaataacaataatGCCAGGTATATCTAATAAGCACGCAAGCATGACACGCTCGGTGGGACTCGAACCCACAATCTTCTGATTAGAAGTCAGACGCCTTATCCATTAGGCCACGAGCGCTGACTGACAGTCTGGTTCTAATAGAAATGATATCCGATTATCACTATGAATTGTTCAAAAGCCAACTTCTTTTTTCTAACATGACAAGATACATCAAACGGAAAAATTATAGTGAAAAAGCCGCAGCAACACATATTgtacagcaaaaaaaaaaaaaaaattgtgtatAATGTCTATAGTCCACACGTCATTATGCTGTAATGAAACCAAGGGTTTGGGTGAATAGACAATAACATTCCTACAGGAGATGCGGAGAATAGACAATAACATTCCTAAAAAGTATAGTaattgagtgaaaaaaaaaaaaattagatgaatgaattggtTATGATGCTACAAATCTTAGGAAAAGTTATTACAGTAGGAACTAGATCAAGAATGACAATTAGGCGTCTACTGAAGCTAGCATAAACGGAGGCTAATTTCAACCGAAATtatcacttcaatttcttgaggAACacctatttttatttatttaagtttcgatactcttaatttttttttttgggtactgCCCCACTTGTTTTACTTTAATTGTTGAGAGAAATTGTACTAGTAACACTTTCTAAATCTTGGCTGAACTTTCATTCTCCAACTTAAATACTATAAAAATAGGAGCTCCCGCCTGTGAAAGTCGATCACCTCTTTTTCTTCTCAGCAGTACAGCAGAAATTCAACATTCCACCTTGTCTTACAATTTCCAAACATGATTTGGGAATTGCTGGCGAATGTAGTCATGGTTAATAATCAACCATAAGTACTAATTGAACAAATTCTCACGTGGTGGGATGTTGTAGATTTCTTCAAGGGCCCGAAACTGATCCAACAACCGTGAGGAAAATCAGACATGCAATTGATACCCAATCAGAAGTCACGGTGCAGCTCATTAACTATACTAAGACTGGTACTCAATCTGCATTCTTGAAACTTGAAAGCTGAAACAACAATGCAAAATCCTCAATTCCCAAATCGGGTTTCTAACCATATTGTTTCTGTGGAAACCATGCAGGCAAAAAGTTCTGGAACCTGTTTCATCTACAGCCTATGCGTGACCAAAAGGTGCGGTGCTTGTATTTTTATATGCATGCTTCAGACCAACTCCAGTGAACCATGCCTGCAACAACTCACTGCATCGTTGTGTGGGATATATTGACCGTTTAATTTCCGTTCATGAACAGGGAGAAGTACAATATTTCATCGGGGTCCAACTGGATGGGAGCGAACATGTTGAGCCGCTTCGCAATTGCATTCCTGAGTCGAGAGCAGGCGAGGGTGCTAAACTGGTACTTTCTACTCTCAACTCTCTTCTTGTGCTTAAATTCCCTTTTAAGCTTCAGCATTTGAGCATGTGAGAAAATAGACATTCATTTAGTAGAAGACCTTTAGAGCAACTAAATTAATCGGTGCGTGCTTGGTTTTAATATTAGTAATCATTGGCAAATttcaaaaacagaaaattatttTGGTCTGACTATCTATTCAGGTGAAAGAAACTGCAGAAAATGTCGATGAAGCAGTGAGAGAACTTCCGGATGCAAACATGGTAAGATTATTAGCTTTGTTGAAAGTGACATCAGCTTGTGGATTTGAAGTACTAAGATGGGATTCAAGTTCTCAATTTATTTGCGAATGCGCAGAAACCGGAAGATTTGTGGGCAAACCACTCGAAGGTGGTTCGTCCGAAACCCCACCGAAGAGATAACTCATCTTGGAAAGCCATTCAACAGGTATAAGACAGGACATAGGATTTGAAATGTGCATATGATATTGGACAACTAGTGAAAGTTGATTTAAAAGGCTATAGATTGGTAACTCTGCAGTTCAATTTCAACTGTAGGACTTTGTTCAACTATATGCTACTTCCATTGTGGTTCTTAACTATTTCAATGCCACTTTGATGCTTATATAACCATATTGACGTACGGTGATTTGATTGGCCTGTAATTCCCAGATTCTTGATAGTGGAGAACAGATAGGCTTGAAGCACTTCAGGCCAGTGAAACCTCTGGGATCTGGTGATACAGGAAGGTCAGTTAGTTGTttacatcattttctttttaaaattttctctcCTGGGACTCGTTTATAATGTTCAATTGACAGGATCCTAAGCTATTTGATTTCTGTCACCATGCTAATAGGAATTCATCCATTGCAATGATGTATGCAAATCCTTGAAATGCTTTCCTGAATTGTCTGATTAGCCTTGTCCTACAAGTGTTAATATCAGCTCAGAACCACTCAATGTTTTGCCTCTTTGGGATCAAACACATGTTTCTTTGTGAATGTTACCAAAATTGTGATCAGAATTTAACCTAAGTGTTTCTCCATAATAGTGTCCGCTGAACATGTTGAGGCAAGATTCTTGAAGTATATAGAAGAAAAGAACTTTGATGTGGTACGGTGGTATTCTCTTGGTTCCACTATATGCTTAGGAGGATTATTTTTAAGTGGCTATAGATCCAAGATAGTCTCTCCATACAGCATTGGTGACATTTCTTGTGAAAATGGACGTCTAAATTAAATGAACTACTGATTCTTCCTTCTCATTAAGAAGGAAGCCGTACTGCTCAAATACATCCATCATCTACTTCCCCGTATTCTGTTCATGTCTTGGTCACTTGACAACTTAATTATATGCAGTGTGCACTTGGTGGAGCTTCATGGTACTGAAGAATACTTTGCAATGAAAGCAATGGACAAGGGAATGATGCTTAACCGGAACAAGGTATAGAATCTAATTTCCTGTGCATTGTAATTGCATTTGCCAGACACGACACCCTCTTGTGAGCTTaacattttgcaaaatttgcAAACAACAGAAAACTTGGGGTGAAATGTACTctccaattttctttttcttggacAAAATGTGGTAGAAATCTTTCAGGCTTTCAACAGTTTTCTCCCATAATAACTTTACAACCACTTTATTGGACACTTGTGCAGTTAATTAACTGCAGTTTATGTCTTATTTATGCTCCATATTCACTTGATTCCTTTCCTTTCCTGTAGGTGCACAGAGCTTGTGCTGAAAGAGAGATCCTAGACATGTTGGACCATCCATTCCTTCCAGCCCTTTATGCTTCATTTCAGGTTAGAAAAACTAAGAGACTGAAAGTCTTAGAGGTTAAACATAGCGGCAATGAGAAGTTAGGAAGGTATTGTAATGTGTGAGATTAGTTGTCATCTAAGAACTTCCTTTTTTCTAGTAAGAATTGCACATGCTCTCGCCAATACTGTTTCCTCAAGTGTTACTTGCACATTATCTTCTATATCTTTGCTTTCTTTTGCATCCAAATTGCGATAGCTGAAATCCGTCTTAACTACTTTTGCAGACGAAAACTCATATCTGTCTGATAACTGACTACTGCCCCGGTGGGGAGCTATTCATGCTCTTGGACAGACAGCCGATGAAGGTACTCAGGGAAAATGCTGTAAGGTATCTAAATCATAACCATGaagtttaataaaattattCATTCCGAAAGCTTCCTTCCTGAATCTCAGTCTCATGTAGAAGAGAAGATTTCTAGCACCTAGTCAGACTTTAGAAATTGACACCTGAGCAATGCATAGAttctaaaatatataattaaaaggCAATAGCTGaacttattatttattttttttatcaaatcatATCTTAAAAGGATGAGCTGATCATGATAGCTAGTTCAGATTTTAGAACCAGAAGAAAAACTTGGAAGCAATGTAGAGAGAAGAATTCTGGCCCACATGCCAGGGGGCTTGCATATTAAAGTTCGTGAATCAATTAATACTTTCTTTGTATGGAGgcaattctttttttctttttggccgAATTGCTTGTGCAGTCTCAATACTTTGATGCTTTGTTGATCTTCTCTACTTATCTCTGCCTACTCAAAAGCTCTGCAGTTGGAGATGGTTATATCTCGTTGCCCAGTGGAACACGTTTTTGGTCTTTTGACATCTTAGCGACATTAAGTGATTAATCTAGCTAGAATGGTGATTGAACTCACATAAAGTTGTCTACTGCAGATTCTACGCTGCTGAAGTAGTGGTTGCTTTGGAGTATCTTCACTGTCAAGGTAAAGCTTAACAGTATAGCTTATCCTTATTTTGTTAGGAGATGTAGCTGTATTATTGGTTAGCAGAGTTATTTACAATAATATTGATACCTTTATTCTAAACTGAAAAGCTATTTTTCCATAAAAACAAGTCTCTTTTTGGTTTTTCCATTAATAACCATAGAATTCTATTTCCTAcaaattgagttttttttttttttttgccttgtccagttttacttaatttttatatttgctTTACATTCCTTCTTATTCTACATGAGACTCAACTATTCTATATTTAGTTTACGTTTCTTCTTATGCTGTATAAGACTCCTGTATTCTGTCTCACGAGACCACCTATCTAAGTCCAAAGCTACAAAATCAGACTAACTGGTATACCGATCAAGTCCCACACATTTTTTTACTAAAAGCTAAGATTATTTTTTTCAACCAGAACGACTAAGAACTGCATATATCTTCTTGATCATGATTGTTCCTTCATTGAATTCGCATGACACCAAGTTTGTACAGTGAAAAAGAATGTTAAGGATGTGCAATGTTTATACTCATTACTTGACACTAATATTTGATTCATTTACTACTACATGTGATTAAGAATGACTGTGGAGCCTTCTGTTTAATGGAGAAATTAGCAATCACTACTGTGTTCTTTTAACTGTACATAAATCAATAAAGAATTCATCTTCACCTTGACAGTTGAAAAGAGCATGTTTATCCCGCAGGTATAATTTACAGAGATTTGAAGCCCGAAAATGTCTTGCTACAGAGCAATGGGCACGTGTCTTTGACAGATTTTGATTTGTCCTGTTTGACATCTTGCAAGCCACAGGTGCGTTCAACTCTCTGACTTCTTATCAAGATGAACTTTGCAAAATTTAGGAAAGATCAAGATTTTCTTATTGGTATGTTATGCATTTGTCAGCTTTTAGTTCCAGAGATCgatgaaaagaaaaggcacCAGAAAGGTCAACAAGCCCCCATATTCATGGCTGAACCAATGCGAGCTTCAAATTCCTTTGTTGGGACGGAGGAATACATTGCTCCAGTAAGCATTCTCTATTGGAGTTTTTGTCATGGTATCTTTAGAAGGTTGATGGCAGTTGATGAATTAGTGCGCTTGATTAAGCTTTGGATGCTGTTAAACATTATTTTAAAATGTAGATATACTACATTGAGATCTTCTTGGACACTGGAGTGACAGATATGAATGTTCTCATGCAACCAATGTAGTGGTTCCACTTGAAAAGTTGAACCTTTCCTTCTatctttattgctttattttcACCTGCTGAACTTTTTAATGCTGGATATTTCATCCCTTGGTATATCAATATTTCTTTCGTCAAATAACATCATTCCAAAAGCATATTCTTTTCCACTGTACAGGAAATTATTACAGGAGCAGGCCATACTAGTGCTGTTGACTGGTGGGCTCTTGGTAAGTCTTTACTGTAACGCATGATCCGCTTTTGCTGATGAATGGATTTTCAAGCAACCTATCAATTATATTCACCATTTTTTAGTAGTTAATATTATTGCTAGAGCATTTTTTACTGCTTCGACCCTTAAATTGATTTCTGCAACTTTCACAGGAATCCTTTTGTATGAAATGCTTTATGGCTACACACCT is drawn from Coffea arabica cultivar ET-39 chromosome 1c, Coffea Arabica ET-39 HiFi, whole genome shotgun sequence and contains these coding sequences:
- the LOC113728430 gene encoding phototropin-1-like, with the protein product MEPASHAQQHKQQSSAPVIPPLPRDSRGSLEVFNPSTYRQASSPVFKQSPSSWQSNWAESPRNNNSDNTNIIRPPEPSEETNLPSSKSGRANAEEITTWMALKDPSSTSTLSSQQQQQSSSSSSSPFAQKTISSIITDSEGLKSPAKSPAAGEVGAAAQRAAEWGLVLQTDRETGKPQGVKVRTSGEEQNSKTGSTRRDSGNSFRSSGDLSDDGTGKDRGFPRVSEDLKDALSTFQQTFVVSDATKPDYPILYASAGFFKMTGYTSKEVIGRNCRFLQGSDTDPEDVAKIREALQAGNGYCGRLLNYKKDGTPFWNLLTIAPIKDESGKVLKFIGMQVEVSKHTEGTKEKMFRPNGLPESLIRYDARQKEQASSNVTELVDAVKKPLRPRALSESNNRPFDRKSSEGGVGQPPHRTDADVNLNLENKAPPRRHSHAGTRTTSSSMERISELPETKPKKSRRLSLMGIMKKGRRSSTADEEFEAKVTMDDNEVDDDSDAEDGRPQSLDDKVRKKEMRKGIDLATTLERIEKNFVITDPRLPDNPIIFASDSFLELTEYSREEILGRNCRFLQGPETDPTTVRKIRHAIDTQSEVTVQLINYTKTGKKFWNLFHLQPMRDQKGEVQYFIGVQLDGSEHVEPLRNCIPESRAGEGAKLVKETAENVDEAVRELPDANMKPEDLWANHSKVVRPKPHRRDNSSWKAIQQILDSGEQIGLKHFRPVKPLGSGDTGSVHLVELHGTEEYFAMKAMDKGMMLNRNKVHRACAEREILDMLDHPFLPALYASFQTKTHICLITDYCPGGELFMLLDRQPMKVLRENAVRFYAAEVVVALEYLHCQGIIYRDLKPENVLLQSNGHVSLTDFDLSCLTSCKPQLLVPEIDEKKRHQKGQQAPIFMAEPMRASNSFVGTEEYIAPEIITGAGHTSAVDWWALGILLYEMLYGYTPFRGKTRQKTFANILHKDLKFPASIPASLQAKQLMYRLLHRDPKSRLGSQEGANEIKKHPFFRGINWALVRCMKPPELDAPLFGTTEAEQGFKVDAGLEDLQTNVF